One genomic segment of Vibrio sp. SCSIO 43136 includes these proteins:
- a CDS encoding helix-turn-helix domain-containing protein → MDKQTDIKPTNSVNWPSYMSKQACDSIWAQGKEQTLKSDQVLNQPSPHFLIIYVEKGAINLFSPSSEMESVVGCVITSGQWAITQLANLPGQQLQLSALFDSNIKIFEGQKLLKIQAQHPELENWITACQNSCSQQLLRSSLLAMQNKAALLAHTLHQLSQEHSDPRHPNRIVITQSQLSELLGTRRQSINEILQLFQLRNILKLGRGRIDILCKESLLNVSELKKEGQQGGQFSLVDVG, encoded by the coding sequence ATGGATAAGCAAACAGATATAAAACCAACAAACTCTGTGAACTGGCCAAGTTATATGTCCAAACAAGCATGTGACTCTATTTGGGCTCAAGGGAAAGAACAGACGCTAAAGTCGGATCAGGTGCTCAACCAGCCTAGCCCGCATTTTTTGATCATTTATGTGGAGAAAGGTGCAATCAATCTATTCTCTCCGTCGAGTGAGATGGAGAGTGTGGTTGGGTGCGTCATCACCAGCGGTCAATGGGCAATCACGCAATTGGCCAATTTGCCAGGCCAGCAGCTACAGCTAAGCGCCCTATTTGATTCCAACATCAAAATCTTTGAAGGACAAAAGCTGCTAAAAATCCAAGCGCAACACCCAGAGCTAGAAAACTGGATTACTGCTTGTCAGAACAGCTGCAGCCAGCAGCTACTGCGCAGCAGCTTACTGGCAATGCAAAACAAAGCCGCATTGCTTGCCCACACCTTGCACCAGCTCTCTCAAGAGCACTCAGACCCTCGTCATCCTAACCGAATAGTGATCACCCAAAGCCAACTGAGTGAATTACTTGGGACTCGGCGTCAGAGCATCAATGAGATTTTGCAGCTTTTCCAACTACGCAACATCTTGAAGCTGGGTCGAGGTCGGATCGACATCCTATGCAAGGAGTCGCTCCTTAATGTCTCTGAGCTCAAAAAGGAAGGTCAACAAGGTGGTCAGTTCAGTCTGGTAGACGTTGGATAA
- a CDS encoding multidrug efflux RND transporter permease subunit, translating to MRFTDIFIKRPVLAISISFLIALLGMQAVFKMQVRQYPEMTNTVVTVTTSYYGASADLIQGFITQPLEQAVAQADNIDYMTSQSVMGKSTITVNMKLNTDPNAALADILAKTNSVRSQLPSESEDPTVTMSTGSTTAVMYIGFTSDELSSSQITDYLDRVVNPQLFAVNGVSKIDMYGGMKYALRVWLDPAKMAALKLTATDVMQILSANNFQSATGQATGEFVLYNGSADTQISNVDELKRLVVKSDVGEIIRLGDIAKVTLEKSHDVFRASANGEEAVVAAINGTPSANPINVAQDVWAMLPQLEKNLPSNITMRVMYDSTEAINESINEVIKTIIEAALIVLVVITLFLGSFRAVLIPIVTIPLSLIGVAMVMQAMGFSWNLMTLLAMVLAIGLVVDDAIVVLENVDRHLKLGESPFRAAIIGTREIAVPVIAMTLTLGAVYAPIALMGGITGSLFKEFALTLAGSVFVSGIVALTLSPMMCSKMLKANAKPGWFESTVHNFLDRMANGYERMLGGVMKMRGMMVVFSIIVFASLPILFKFIPSELAPAEDKGVVMLIGTGPSNANLDYLQNTMNEVNQILSDQPEVKFAQVFTGVPNSNQAFGLASMVPWSQREASQAEVSKRISELVKGVPGMSVAAFQMPELPGAGSGVPLQFVITTPNAFESLFQIASDVLVEVTRSPLFVYSTLDLNYDSATMKIHIDKDKAGMYGVTMQDIGMTLSTMMADGYVNRIDLNGRSYEVIPQVERRYRLNPESMNQYYVRASNGNMIPLGSLIDIEVVAEPRSLPHFNQLNSATVGTVPSPGVAMGDAINWFEEIAQTKLPNGYTHDYMGEARQFVTEGSALYATFGLALAIIFLVLAIQFESIRDPLVIMVSVPLAICGALIALAWGAFLDITTMNIYSQVGLITLVGLITKHGILICEVAKEEQLNHKKDRIEAVIAAAKIRLRPILMTTAAMIAGLIPLMYATGAGAAQRFSIGLVIVAGLAIGTLFTLFVLPVIYSFLAEKHKPLPVFVEDKDLEKLARADEAKAALREVKE from the coding sequence ATGCGCTTTACAGACATATTCATAAAAAGACCGGTACTGGCGATATCGATCAGCTTTTTGATTGCGCTGCTGGGTATGCAAGCGGTGTTCAAGATGCAGGTGCGCCAATACCCAGAGATGACCAACACGGTTGTAACGGTCACCACCAGCTACTACGGTGCGAGTGCCGACCTCATTCAGGGCTTTATTACTCAGCCTCTTGAGCAAGCGGTGGCCCAAGCGGATAACATCGATTACATGACCTCTCAATCGGTCATGGGTAAATCGACGATTACCGTCAACATGAAGCTCAATACTGACCCGAATGCCGCTTTGGCAGATATTCTGGCCAAGACTAACTCGGTACGCTCTCAGTTGCCAAGTGAGTCAGAAGACCCGACAGTAACCATGTCGACAGGCTCAACTACGGCGGTCATGTATATCGGCTTTACCAGTGATGAGCTCTCTTCAAGCCAGATCACCGACTACCTTGATCGCGTGGTGAACCCACAGCTATTTGCAGTCAATGGTGTCTCGAAGATCGACATGTATGGTGGCATGAAATATGCCCTGCGTGTTTGGCTAGACCCAGCAAAAATGGCGGCGCTAAAGCTAACTGCCACGGATGTGATGCAAATCCTCAGTGCCAACAACTTCCAGTCGGCAACCGGTCAAGCCACGGGTGAATTTGTTCTTTACAACGGCAGTGCAGATACTCAAATCAGCAATGTTGACGAGCTAAAACGCCTCGTGGTGAAGTCAGACGTAGGTGAGATTATTCGTCTAGGCGACATCGCTAAAGTCACCCTGGAAAAGAGCCACGACGTATTCCGAGCTAGCGCCAACGGCGAAGAAGCGGTAGTTGCTGCGATTAATGGTACGCCAAGTGCTAACCCGATTAACGTTGCTCAAGACGTGTGGGCAATGCTGCCACAGCTTGAAAAAAACCTACCGAGCAACATCACCATGCGCGTGATGTATGACTCAACGGAAGCAATCAACGAATCAATCAACGAAGTTATCAAGACCATTATTGAAGCGGCGCTGATTGTACTGGTCGTGATCACTTTATTCCTTGGTTCTTTCCGTGCGGTACTTATCCCAATTGTCACCATTCCACTCTCACTGATTGGTGTGGCAATGGTCATGCAAGCAATGGGCTTTTCTTGGAACCTCATGACTTTGCTGGCGATGGTACTAGCGATTGGCCTGGTGGTGGATGACGCCATCGTAGTACTTGAGAACGTTGACCGTCACTTAAAACTCGGCGAATCACCGTTCCGCGCCGCCATTATTGGTACGCGAGAAATTGCGGTACCCGTAATTGCCATGACACTAACGCTAGGTGCGGTATACGCACCAATCGCTTTGATGGGCGGTATCACGGGCTCGCTGTTTAAAGAGTTTGCCTTGACCCTGGCAGGTTCCGTATTTGTCTCGGGTATTGTGGCACTTACGCTCTCGCCAATGATGTGTTCCAAGATGCTAAAAGCTAATGCGAAACCGGGATGGTTTGAAAGTACTGTCCATAACTTCCTTGATCGCATGGCCAATGGCTATGAGCGTATGCTAGGCGGCGTAATGAAGATGCGTGGCATGATGGTCGTGTTTTCCATCATTGTATTCGCTAGTCTGCCAATACTGTTCAAGTTTATTCCAAGTGAGCTAGCGCCTGCTGAAGATAAGGGCGTAGTAATGCTTATCGGCACTGGCCCATCTAATGCAAACCTCGATTACCTACAAAATACCATGAACGAAGTGAACCAAATCCTGAGCGATCAGCCAGAGGTGAAGTTTGCTCAGGTATTTACTGGAGTACCAAACTCTAACCAAGCGTTTGGTCTCGCCTCGATGGTGCCTTGGAGTCAGCGTGAAGCGAGCCAAGCGGAAGTATCAAAACGCATTAGTGAGTTGGTAAAAGGCGTACCGGGTATGTCGGTAGCAGCCTTCCAGATGCCAGAGCTGCCAGGTGCGGGCTCGGGAGTGCCGTTACAGTTCGTGATCACTACGCCAAATGCGTTTGAAAGCTTGTTCCAAATCGCCTCTGACGTACTCGTAGAGGTGACTAGAAGCCCACTGTTTGTCTACTCGACACTGGATCTTAACTACGATTCAGCAACGATGAAAATCCATATCGACAAGGACAAAGCGGGCATGTATGGCGTGACCATGCAAGACATCGGTATGACTCTCAGCACCATGATGGCGGACGGATACGTTAACCGCATCGACCTTAATGGCCGCTCTTATGAGGTGATCCCGCAGGTTGAGCGCCGCTATCGTTTGAACCCAGAATCAATGAACCAATACTACGTACGAGCTAGTAACGGTAACATGATTCCACTAGGCAGCTTAATTGACATCGAAGTAGTGGCTGAGCCTCGCTCTCTGCCGCACTTCAACCAGCTAAACTCAGCGACTGTTGGCACCGTACCATCACCGGGAGTTGCTATGGGTGATGCAATTAACTGGTTCGAAGAAATTGCTCAAACGAAACTACCTAATGGTTATACTCACGATTACATGGGTGAAGCGCGTCAATTCGTAACGGAAGGTAGTGCTCTGTACGCAACCTTCGGATTAGCATTGGCCATTATCTTCTTGGTTTTGGCGATCCAATTCGAATCCATCCGTGACCCACTGGTCATCATGGTTTCGGTACCTTTAGCAATTTGTGGAGCCTTGATTGCATTAGCTTGGGGGGCATTCTTAGATATCACAACGATGAACATCTATTCACAAGTAGGTTTGATCACACTGGTGGGACTGATTACAAAGCACGGTATATTGATTTGTGAAGTCGCCAAAGAAGAGCAACTAAACCATAAAAAAGACCGTATTGAGGCTGTCATTGCCGCAGCCAAAATTCGACTTCGCCCAATCCTGATGACAACAGCAGCAATGATCGCAGGTCTGATACCGCTAATGTATGCCACTGGTGCAGGTGCAGCGCAACGATTTAGTATTGGGTTGGTAATCGTCGCAGGTCTTGCCATCGGTACCCTGTTTACTCTGTTTGTACTGCCAGTGATATACAGCTTCCTTGCAGAGAAACACAAGCCATTGCCAGTGTTTGTCGAAGACAAAGATTTGGAAAAGTTGGCCCGAGCTGACGAAGCCAAAGCAGCACTTCGGGAGGTCAAGGAGTAA
- a CDS encoding accessory factor UbiK family protein produces MFDPKKLEQVAKQIHEAMPAPVKELGTDVEQKVRQVIQGQLNKLDVVSREEFDVQTQVLLRTRQKLTDLESKLAELEAKLAEKSE; encoded by the coding sequence ATGTTTGACCCGAAAAAACTAGAGCAAGTGGCTAAGCAGATCCACGAAGCCATGCCAGCCCCAGTAAAAGAGCTAGGTACCGACGTGGAACAAAAAGTCCGCCAAGTGATCCAAGGCCAACTGAACAAGCTGGACGTGGTAAGCCGTGAAGAGTTTGATGTTCAGACTCAAGTGCTACTACGCACTCGCCAGAAGCTGACCGACCTTGAGTCAAAGCTGGCTGAGCTTGAAGCTAAACTGGCTGAAAAATCAGAATAA